The proteins below come from a single Bacteroidales bacterium WCE2004 genomic window:
- a CDS encoding TonB-linked outer membrane protein, SusC/RagA family, producing MTKQLFAKAATIVMIFAASLLGMGSALAQNPAIRGKVVDSSNAGVIGAAVLVPGTTNGVQTDLDGNFEIRVAPGTTLEVSCIGYVTKRVAAAANMVVVLEEDAEMLDETVVIGYGVQKKSDLTGSVASVRGDDLKNRSTTDAAAALQGKASGVHIVKSSGAPGKGAEIRVRGVSSNSNKISPLLIVDGLKVDNIQYLDPDMIESMEVLKDAASAAIYGAAAGNGVVLITTKSGKKGDGRIFYNNQFIYSMLSRKLDIMNAKDYIAFEKANGFMTDKMLEDAKYDGTDVNWSDEIFNPSWSNHHTVGFQGGNERGGLYVAINNVYDDGIVRGKKDVYNRLTFQVNADYKIKDWLSIGTNNSIEKWSTKSVTEGSDNGSFLLSAITSSPLFPARAAEPTDAMIAERDGHGCTLITDPETGMYWMAPRIGETQSGHPFVRRDATDSSNGGFNIRGIAYLNFSPIKGLVFTSRFGYRIAQSQSHSYTAPYYSTATLKDYNYTLSASNNSSFKYLVNYNRTFGKHEIGVMAGMSFEENNKDNLSANATGTNILKGYAENFRYMDFLLDDGVTKKINNAPGRNANMSYFGRLLYTYDSRYSIQANFRADAFDTSKLPAESRWGYFPSVSGYWNISNEPFFRDNVDRNLVSFLKLRASYGVNGNIDVLDNYLYSTSILSNAVYYQFDAVDPAVTLGSIPSGLANPDLRWETSVQFDAAIEGRLFNNRLNFSLGYYDKNTRDWLVPVSPTKEVGLPAFGDLGVATTVTINAGSVNNRGIELELGWRDQIGDFGYSINGNAAWQHNEVTFIDPNVGQLPGYTPQGVEQGTFCDVGHPVWYFLGYKAAGFDNEGNALYYAADGTTTTSPVAADRVDLGSAIPTLTYGLTISLNWKNIDFTVFANGVAGNKAFQTSWRPDRKECNTYSYYWANSWDNPAIDKANAKFPAASKWSSQAFSSSMSTFDASYLKIREIQLGYTLPKNLTQKAKINNLRIFAGLNNFFTFTKYIGLDPEVATTTSRADQAGIDMGNYPTAKSVVFGVNLEF from the coding sequence ATGACCAAACAACTGTTTGCGAAAGCAGCAACGATCGTCATGATCTTTGCTGCCAGTCTTCTGGGTATGGGCTCAGCTCTCGCCCAGAATCCTGCTATTCGCGGCAAGGTCGTTGACTCCAGCAACGCTGGCGTCATCGGCGCTGCCGTTTTGGTGCCCGGCACCACGAATGGCGTCCAGACGGATCTCGACGGTAACTTCGAAATCCGCGTCGCTCCCGGCACCACGCTGGAAGTCTCCTGCATCGGCTACGTCACCAAGCGTGTCGCCGCCGCCGCCAACATGGTCGTCGTCCTCGAAGAGGATGCCGAGATGCTCGATGAGACCGTGGTGATCGGTTACGGTGTGCAGAAGAAGAGCGACTTGACCGGCTCCGTGGCTTCCGTCCGCGGCGACGATCTCAAGAACCGCTCCACCACCGATGCAGCCGCCGCCCTCCAGGGCAAGGCTTCCGGTGTGCACATCGTCAAGAGCTCCGGTGCCCCGGGCAAGGGTGCTGAGATCCGCGTCCGTGGTGTCTCCTCCAACTCCAACAAGATCAGTCCGCTCCTCATCGTCGACGGTCTCAAGGTGGACAACATCCAGTATCTGGATCCGGACATGATCGAGTCCATGGAGGTCCTGAAGGATGCTGCCTCTGCCGCCATCTACGGTGCTGCCGCCGGAAACGGTGTGGTGCTCATCACCACCAAGTCCGGCAAGAAGGGCGACGGCCGCATTTTCTATAACAACCAGTTCATCTATTCCATGCTGTCCCGCAAGCTGGACATCATGAACGCCAAGGACTACATCGCGTTCGAGAAGGCCAACGGTTTCATGACCGACAAGATGCTCGAGGACGCCAAATACGACGGCACCGACGTGAACTGGAGCGACGAGATCTTCAATCCTTCCTGGAGCAACCACCACACGGTCGGTTTCCAGGGCGGTAACGAGCGCGGCGGCCTCTACGTGGCCATCAACAATGTCTACGACGACGGTATCGTCCGCGGCAAGAAGGATGTCTACAACCGTCTGACCTTCCAGGTCAACGCCGACTACAAGATCAAAGATTGGCTCTCCATCGGTACCAACAACTCCATCGAGAAGTGGAGCACCAAGAGCGTTACCGAAGGTAGCGACAACGGCTCCTTCCTCCTCTCCGCCATCACTTCCTCCCCGTTGTTCCCGGCCCGCGCCGCGGAACCGACCGATGCGATGATCGCCGAGCGCGACGGCCACGGCTGCACGCTGATCACCGATCCCGAGACCGGTATGTACTGGATGGCTCCCCGCATCGGTGAGACCCAGTCCGGTCATCCTTTCGTCCGTCGTGACGCTACCGACAGCTCGAACGGCGGTTTCAACATCCGCGGTATCGCCTACCTGAATTTCAGCCCGATCAAGGGTCTGGTCTTCACGTCCCGTTTCGGCTACCGTATCGCCCAGAGCCAGAGCCACAGCTACACGGCGCCTTACTACAGCACCGCCACGCTCAAGGACTACAACTACACGCTCTCCGCTTCGAACAACTCGAGCTTCAAGTACCTCGTCAACTACAACCGTACCTTCGGCAAGCACGAGATCGGCGTCATGGCCGGTATGTCCTTCGAGGAGAACAACAAGGACAACCTGAGCGCCAACGCTACCGGTACCAACATCCTCAAGGGTTATGCCGAGAACTTCCGTTACATGGACTTCCTCCTTGACGACGGCGTGACCAAGAAGATCAACAACGCTCCGGGCCGCAACGCCAACATGTCCTATTTCGGCCGTCTGCTCTATACCTATGACAGCCGCTACAGCATCCAGGCCAACTTCCGTGCCGATGCGTTCGATACGTCCAAGCTTCCTGCCGAGTCCCGCTGGGGTTACTTCCCGTCCGTGTCCGGCTACTGGAACATCAGCAACGAGCCGTTCTTCCGTGACAACGTGGATCGCAACCTGGTGAGCTTCCTCAAGCTCCGCGCTTCTTACGGTGTCAACGGTAACATCGACGTGTTGGACAACTACCTGTACTCGACTTCCATCCTGTCGAACGCGGTGTACTACCAGTTCGATGCCGTCGATCCTGCCGTTACGCTGGGTTCCATTCCTTCCGGTCTCGCCAACCCTGACCTGAGGTGGGAGACCTCCGTGCAGTTCGACGCCGCCATCGAGGGCCGCCTCTTCAACAACCGTCTCAACTTCAGCCTCGGTTACTATGACAAGAACACCCGCGACTGGCTTGTTCCTGTCAGCCCGACCAAGGAAGTCGGTCTTCCCGCTTTCGGCGACCTTGGCGTCGCTACGACCGTGACGATCAACGCCGGTTCCGTGAACAACCGCGGTATCGAGCTCGAGCTTGGCTGGCGCGACCAGATCGGCGACTTCGGCTACTCCATCAACGGCAACGCCGCATGGCAGCACAACGAGGTTACCTTCATCGATCCCAATGTGGGCCAGCTGCCTGGTTATACTCCCCAGGGCGTGGAACAAGGTACCTTCTGCGACGTCGGTCACCCCGTGTGGTATTTCCTTGGCTACAAGGCTGCCGGTTTCGACAATGAGGGCAACGCCCTGTACTATGCCGCCGACGGCACCACGACCACCTCTCCGGTCGCGGCCGACCGCGTCGACCTCGGCTCCGCCATCCCGACCCTCACCTATGGTCTGACCATCAGCCTCAACTGGAAGAACATCGACTTCACCGTCTTCGCAAACGGTGTCGCTGGCAACAAGGCCTTCCAGACCTCCTGGCGTCCTGACCGTAAGGAATGTAATACGTATTCCTACTACTGGGCCAACTCCTGGGACAACCCTGCCATCGACAAGGCCAACGCCAAGTTCCCTGCTGCCAGCAAGTGGTCTTCGCAGGCCTTCTCCTCCTCCATGTCGACCTTCGACGCTTCCTACCTCAAGATCCGCGAGATCCAGCTGGGCTACACGCTGCCGAAGAACCTGACGCAGAAAGCCAAGATCAACAACCTCCGCATCTTCGCCGGCCTGAACAACTTCTTCACCTTCACGAAGTACATCGGCCTCGATCCTGAGGTGGCTACTACAACCAGCAGGGCCGATCAGGCTGGTATCGATATGGGTAACTACCCGACCGCGAAGTCGGTGGTCTTCGGTGTTAACCTTGAGTTCTAA
- a CDS encoding Signal transduction histidine kinase yields MANLQPETKNILMKSYHPLLLLLAGLLCTSLEAAPYYYFEHYTTHEGLPSNTIHCTYQDRFGFVWIGTRDGLTRFDGYDFRSPSEPGATLMTNLASVDISEDEDGLIWFTTSAGVGYYNPYTGHTESLGLLGSTPAFDLQPDLKGNVWITGDKVYRYIKEDGRIQEYAFPGSSPAKITVDSYDSVWVILNNGSLFNFDKRRDRFDPTPFPHRLTDIQPAEDGRMLAATRTGQVFLIETINMTATQIFDNSAREIRQILERKPGEYWIGTDNGLFVVFLRNGEISEVAEIHNSADPHSLSANYVTSLSKDKAGNVWIGTYYNGINIWQDKQDEFTIYYPNPVAERSMIGSIVRSIVSDSEGGIWFCTEDGGLNRLKPDRRGGEAYEIEPKLNMQGLTMEGDSLWVYTFGKGVWLYDPVKRQPIKHYDVHRSSGVGILTHDGQIVTGSLSGLYYLDREQDRFVRDESFHGGYVHTLFQDSRGNLWIGTYGNGLFCRDSGGNTLLHMTVSSDRGLTADRITSFFEDSQHRIWITTEGGGLCYTEPMPNLANLRLNSITRAEGLPSNVTCAVLEDENRVLWVSSTRGIVRIDGETCQIHDYLFDRQQIMGSQFSYGAAMLARNGMIYMGNTYGLVVFSPARMKKTVLRHPLYITSIEASSAGRTMRLHEPEHTAINSSCIRVKSRDAALLSISFSAPNYSILQHITYEYSLHRGGRELLSDRTAENSVHFTGLRPGHYRFDVNILGADSPNARRSLEFDILAPLLWSVGAKIIYALFLLSLLCFFLYELDMKRRRDRARHITRLENEKQKEIYDAKINFFTNITHEIRTPLTLIKMPLDKLIASGEYTPKAEKDMLTIQANADRLLSLTNQLLDLRKMEKNEIKPVFLKNDFAALVRTTCAKFEQMAAEQKTDLRVDIQKDPFEIMCVRDSVEKIVGNLLSNAVKYTYDSIDVSLKASEDGKTAILRVNSNGNLIPAREAEKIFEIFYQMGDPEHQSKGTGLGLAYARTLAGLHGGKLYLDLNVRDLNSFVLELPVEQQAPIHMETPEESNPLDEGQGIDHDSSRHTLLIVEDSSEMRGYLARELSDEYNIVTAANGQDAVEKLQNEKIDLVVSDIMMPLMDGCQLCNYIKTNMEFSHLPVILLTAAVGMETRLQTLEVGADGYIEKPFPIELLRANITSLFRNRDIAYKQFTDSPLTHFNSVNTSKMDEEFMEKLHGIVMKHMAEQDLSIETLTNLIGTSKSTLYRKVKANTGLNINEYIRLCRLKQAAEMLSSQKYRINEVAYMVGFSSPSYFATSFQKQFNISPSSFVKNLKD; encoded by the coding sequence ATGGCTAACTTGCAGCCTGAAACGAAAAATATTTTGATGAAATCGTATCATCCGCTCCTGCTTTTACTGGCCGGCCTCCTTTGCACGTCCCTGGAGGCGGCTCCTTACTATTATTTTGAGCATTATACCACCCACGAAGGCCTCCCTTCCAATACCATCCATTGCACCTACCAGGACCGCTTCGGATTCGTCTGGATCGGCACGCGCGACGGCCTGACCCGCTTCGACGGCTACGATTTCCGCAGCCCCAGCGAACCGGGCGCCACCCTGATGACCAACCTGGCCAGCGTGGACATCAGCGAGGACGAGGACGGCCTGATCTGGTTCACGACCTCGGCCGGCGTGGGCTACTACAACCCCTATACGGGCCACACCGAATCGCTCGGCCTGCTGGGCTCCACGCCCGCCTTTGACCTCCAGCCTGACCTCAAGGGCAACGTCTGGATCACCGGCGACAAGGTATACCGCTATATAAAAGAGGACGGACGCATCCAGGAATACGCTTTTCCGGGCAGCAGCCCCGCCAAGATCACCGTCGACTCCTACGATTCCGTGTGGGTGATCCTCAACAACGGCTCGCTCTTCAACTTCGACAAGCGGCGCGACCGCTTCGACCCGACGCCGTTCCCCCACCGCCTGACCGACATCCAGCCGGCGGAAGACGGCCGGATGCTTGCCGCGACCCGCACCGGGCAGGTCTTCCTGATCGAGACCATCAACATGACCGCCACGCAGATCTTCGACAACAGTGCGCGCGAGATCCGGCAGATCCTGGAGCGCAAGCCCGGCGAATACTGGATCGGCACGGACAACGGCCTGTTCGTCGTATTCCTGCGCAACGGCGAGATCAGCGAAGTCGCCGAGATCCACAACAGCGCCGACCCCCACTCCCTGTCGGCCAACTATGTCACCAGCCTCTCGAAGGACAAGGCCGGCAACGTCTGGATCGGCACCTACTACAACGGCATCAACATCTGGCAGGACAAGCAGGACGAATTCACCATCTACTACCCCAACCCCGTGGCCGAGCGCTCAATGATCGGTTCGATCGTCCGCAGCATCGTGTCCGACTCGGAAGGCGGCATCTGGTTCTGCACGGAGGACGGCGGCCTCAACCGCCTCAAGCCCGACCGGCGCGGCGGCGAGGCCTATGAGATCGAGCCCAAGCTCAACATGCAGGGCCTGACCATGGAAGGCGACAGCCTGTGGGTCTATACCTTCGGCAAGGGCGTCTGGCTCTACGACCCCGTCAAGCGCCAGCCCATCAAGCATTACGACGTCCACCGCAGCAGCGGCGTCGGCATCCTCACCCACGACGGGCAGATCGTGACCGGCTCGCTGAGCGGCCTGTATTATCTCGACCGCGAGCAGGACAGATTCGTCCGCGACGAGAGCTTCCACGGCGGCTACGTCCACACGCTGTTCCAGGACAGCCGCGGCAACCTGTGGATCGGCACCTACGGCAACGGCCTTTTCTGCCGCGACAGCGGCGGCAACACCCTCCTGCACATGACCGTCTCGTCCGACCGGGGCCTGACGGCGGACCGCATCACGTCTTTCTTCGAGGACAGCCAGCACCGCATCTGGATCACCACGGAAGGCGGCGGCCTCTGCTACACCGAGCCGATGCCGAACCTGGCCAACCTGCGCCTCAATTCCATCACGCGTGCCGAAGGCCTGCCGTCCAACGTGACCTGCGCCGTGCTCGAGGACGAGAACCGCGTCCTGTGGGTCTCCTCCACCCGCGGCATCGTGCGTATCGACGGAGAGACCTGCCAGATACACGACTACCTCTTCGACCGTCAGCAGATCATGGGCTCGCAGTTCTCCTACGGCGCGGCCATGCTCGCCCGCAACGGCATGATCTACATGGGCAACACGTACGGCCTGGTCGTCTTCTCCCCCGCCCGCATGAAGAAAACGGTGCTCCGCCACCCGCTCTACATCACCAGCATCGAGGCCAGCAGCGCGGGCCGCACGATGCGCCTGCACGAGCCGGAACACACGGCCATCAACTCCAGCTGCATCCGCGTCAAATCGCGCGACGCCGCCCTGCTGTCCATCAGCTTCTCGGCGCCGAACTACTCTATCCTGCAGCACATTACCTACGAATACTCCCTCCACCGGGGCGGCCGCGAGCTGCTTTCCGACCGCACGGCGGAGAACAGCGTCCATTTCACCGGCCTGCGGCCGGGCCACTACCGCTTCGACGTCAATATCCTCGGCGCCGACTCCCCCAACGCCCGCCGCAGCCTGGAATTCGACATCCTGGCCCCGCTCCTCTGGAGTGTCGGTGCCAAGATCATCTACGCCCTGTTCCTGCTCTCGCTGCTCTGCTTCTTCCTCTATGAGCTCGACATGAAGCGCCGCCGCGACCGGGCCCGCCACATCACGCGGCTCGAGAACGAGAAGCAGAAAGAGATCTACGACGCCAAGATCAATTTCTTCACCAACATCACGCACGAGATCCGCACGCCGCTGACGCTCATCAAGATGCCGCTCGACAAGCTGATCGCGTCCGGCGAATACACGCCGAAGGCGGAGAAGGACATGCTGACCATCCAGGCCAACGCCGACCGCCTGCTCTCGCTGACCAACCAGCTGCTCGACCTGCGCAAGATGGAGAAGAACGAGATCAAGCCCGTGTTCCTGAAGAACGACTTCGCGGCCCTTGTCCGCACCACCTGCGCCAAATTCGAGCAGATGGCGGCCGAGCAGAAGACCGACCTGCGCGTGGACATCCAGAAAGATCCGTTCGAGATCATGTGCGTGCGCGATTCCGTCGAGAAGATCGTCGGCAACCTGCTTTCCAACGCCGTCAAATACACCTACGACAGCATCGACGTGAGCCTCAAGGCGTCCGAGGACGGCAAGACGGCCATCCTGCGCGTCAACAGCAACGGCAACCTCATCCCGGCCCGCGAGGCCGAGAAAATCTTCGAAATCTTCTACCAGATGGGCGATCCGGAGCACCAGAGCAAGGGCACCGGGCTCGGCCTCGCCTACGCCCGCACCCTCGCCGGCCTGCACGGCGGCAAGCTCTATCTGGACCTGAACGTGCGCGACCTCAACTCGTTCGTGCTGGAACTGCCCGTCGAGCAGCAGGCGCCGATCCACATGGAGACGCCCGAGGAATCCAACCCGCTCGACGAAGGTCAGGGCATCGACCACGACAGCAGCCGCCACACGCTCCTCATCGTGGAGGACTCCTCAGAGATGCGCGGCTACCTCGCCCGCGAACTCTCCGACGAATACAACATCGTCACGGCCGCCAACGGCCAGGACGCCGTGGAGAAGCTGCAGAACGAGAAGATCGACCTCGTGGTCAGCGACATCATGATGCCGCTGATGGACGGCTGCCAGCTCTGCAACTACATCAAGACCAACATGGAGTTCAGCCACCTGCCCGTGATCCTGCTGACGGCCGCCGTCGGCATGGAGACGCGCCTGCAGACCCTCGAGGTCGGCGCCGACGGCTACATCGAGAAACCGTTCCCGATCGAGCTGCTCCGCGCCAACATCACCAGCCTGTTCAGGAACCGGGACATCGCCTACAAGCAGTTCACCGACTCCCCGTTGACGCACTTCAACAGCGTCAATACCAGCAAGATGGACGAGGAGTTCATGGAGAAGCTCCACGGCATCGTGATGAAGCACATGGCGGAGCAGGACCTCAGCATCGAGACGCTCACCAACCTGATCGGCACGAGCAAGTCCACGCTGTACCGCAAAGTCAAGGCCAACACCGGCCTCAACATCAACGAGTACATCCGCCTCTGCCGCCTCAAGCAGGCCGCGGAGATGCTCTCGTCGCAGAAATACCGCATCAACGAGGTGGCCTACATGGTGGGCTTCTCGTCGCCGTCCTATTTCGCCACGAGCTTCCAGAAGCAGTTCAACATTTCCCCGTCCAGCTTCGTCAAGAACCTCAAAGATTAA
- a CDS encoding Glycosyl-hydrolase 97 C-terminal, oligomerisation, giving the protein MHLLSLLLAVGLPVLSGPDARLQLSFADDGGQLQYSISYDGKALVAPSSLGLQTNEADYTRLEVVSVDTEQLRDTYVLDRIKASRIDHAALRAVLHCANPDGRKIDIEWHLTDHDAAFRYLLPREGETGSVRVLAEASAFRFPEGTTGFLTPQSDAMTGWKRSKPSYEEFYAFDAPLDRRSQYGHGYTFPCLFRVGQDGWVLVSETGVDSRYCASHLSDYDPATGYTVAFPMPEENNGNGTVEPAFALPGATPWRTLTVGADLAPIVETTVAFDVVEPRYTTTRAYRYGKSSWSWIVWQDASMNREDQVAYIDLAAAMGWPYILIDAGWDQEFGHDGMAELVAYARSVGVDVFLWYSSSGWWNDIVQSPVNVMCDPLARKPEMRWMESIGVKGIKVDFFGGDKQETMRLYEAILSDADDHGLMCIFHGATLPRGWERMYPNYVGSEAVLASENMVFGQNHCDLESKYAALHPFLRNTVGCMEFGGVFLNKRLNRANGAPGPGGRVFGTQRRTTDAAELAVAVLYQNPVQNFALTPNNLTDAPAAALDFLREVPTTWDETRLIDGYPGRNIVLARRHGAAWYVAAINASDEPLTLDVRAIEARLGGTASVLSTGKDGLQRGAATKKPLRIPKDDGAVLVIR; this is encoded by the coding sequence ATGCATCTGCTCTCCCTCCTCCTCGCCGTCGGGCTGCCGGTCCTTTCCGGTCCCGACGCCCGCCTCCAGTTGTCTTTCGCGGACGACGGCGGCCAGCTCCAGTACAGCATCTCCTATGACGGCAAGGCCCTCGTAGCGCCCTCCAGCCTCGGTCTGCAGACCAACGAAGCCGACTACACGCGGCTGGAAGTCGTCTCCGTGGACACGGAGCAGCTCCGCGATACCTACGTCCTCGACCGCATCAAGGCTTCGCGCATCGACCACGCCGCCCTGCGCGCCGTGCTGCACTGCGCGAACCCCGACGGGCGCAAAATCGACATCGAGTGGCACCTGACGGACCACGACGCCGCCTTCCGCTACCTCCTGCCCCGCGAGGGCGAAACCGGCAGCGTGCGCGTGCTGGCCGAGGCGAGCGCGTTCCGGTTCCCGGAGGGCACGACGGGCTTCCTGACGCCGCAGAGCGACGCAATGACAGGCTGGAAGCGCAGCAAGCCCAGTTATGAGGAATTCTACGCCTTCGACGCGCCGCTCGACCGGCGCTCGCAATACGGCCACGGCTACACCTTCCCGTGCCTGTTCCGCGTCGGCCAGGACGGCTGGGTGCTCGTCAGCGAGACGGGCGTGGACAGCCGCTACTGCGCCTCGCACCTGTCGGACTACGACCCGGCCACGGGCTACACCGTCGCCTTCCCGATGCCGGAAGAGAACAACGGCAACGGCACCGTCGAGCCCGCTTTCGCGCTGCCCGGCGCCACGCCGTGGCGCACGCTCACCGTGGGCGCGGACCTCGCCCCCATCGTGGAGACGACCGTCGCCTTTGACGTCGTGGAGCCGCGCTACACCACCACGCGCGCCTACCGCTACGGCAAGAGCAGCTGGAGCTGGATCGTCTGGCAGGACGCCAGCATGAACCGCGAAGACCAGGTGGCCTACATCGACCTGGCCGCCGCGATGGGCTGGCCCTACATCCTCATCGACGCGGGCTGGGACCAGGAATTCGGCCATGACGGGATGGCGGAGCTCGTCGCCTACGCCCGCAGCGTGGGCGTGGACGTGTTCCTGTGGTATTCCTCCAGCGGCTGGTGGAACGACATCGTCCAGAGCCCCGTCAACGTGATGTGCGACCCGCTGGCGCGCAAGCCCGAGATGCGCTGGATGGAGAGCATCGGCGTCAAGGGCATCAAGGTGGACTTCTTCGGCGGCGACAAGCAGGAGACGATGCGCCTCTACGAGGCCATCCTGAGCGACGCCGACGACCATGGCCTGATGTGCATCTTCCACGGCGCCACCCTGCCGCGCGGCTGGGAGCGGATGTATCCCAACTACGTGGGCAGCGAAGCAGTCCTCGCGTCCGAGAACATGGTCTTCGGCCAGAACCACTGCGACCTGGAGTCGAAGTACGCGGCCCTGCACCCGTTCCTGCGCAACACGGTCGGCTGCATGGAATTCGGCGGCGTGTTCCTCAACAAGCGCCTCAACCGCGCCAACGGCGCGCCGGGCCCCGGCGGCCGCGTCTTCGGCACGCAGCGCCGCACCACCGACGCGGCCGAGCTGGCCGTCGCCGTGCTCTACCAGAACCCGGTCCAGAATTTCGCGCTCACGCCCAACAACCTGACGGACGCGCCCGCTGCCGCGCTGGACTTCCTGCGGGAAGTGCCCACGACCTGGGACGAGACGCGCCTGATCGACGGTTATCCGGGCCGCAACATCGTGCTGGCCCGCCGCCACGGTGCCGCCTGGTACGTGGCCGCCATCAACGCCTCCGACGAACCGCTGACGCTGGACGTCCGCGCCATCGAGGCGCGCCTGGGCGGCACCGCCAGCGTGCTGAGCACCGGCAAGGACGGCCTGCAGCGCGGCGCGGCCACGAAAAAGCCGCTCCGCATCCCGAAGGACGACGGAGCGGTGCTCGTCATTCGCTAG
- a CDS encoding anaerobic ribonucleoside-triphosphate reductase activating protein has product MIKYIPELTDIVLEEIPDKVTLAVEITNCQGSCPGCHSPFLKLDIGEELTPQIVDRLIADNYGVNCFLLLGEGKDLQALLGIAEHLRAAHPELERAVYSGRVEVEPEIYEAFDYVKVGPYIAARGPLNSPTTNQRLYHHGEDITARFWHKGLEGKK; this is encoded by the coding sequence ATGATCAAGTATATCCCGGAGCTCACGGACATCGTCCTCGAGGAGATTCCGGACAAGGTGACCCTGGCAGTTGAGATTACCAACTGCCAGGGTTCTTGTCCCGGATGCCACTCGCCGTTCCTCAAGCTCGACATCGGCGAGGAACTGACCCCGCAGATCGTGGACCGGCTGATCGCCGACAACTACGGCGTCAACTGCTTCCTGTTGCTGGGGGAGGGCAAGGACCTGCAGGCCCTGCTGGGCATTGCGGAGCACCTGCGGGCGGCGCATCCGGAGCTGGAGCGGGCGGTCTATTCCGGCCGCGTGGAGGTGGAGCCCGAGATCTACGAAGCCTTCGACTACGTCAAGGTGGGGCCTTATATCGCGGCCAGGGGGCCGCTCAACAGCCCCACGACCAACCAGCGCCTCTACCACCACGGCGAGGACATCACCGCACGGTTCTGGCACAAAGGTTTGGAAGGGAAAAAATAG